ACTCTCACCGTTAAAGACTACAAGAGCGACGTCAAGCCCACCTGGTGCCCCGGGTGCGGCGACTTTGCCGTCCTCTCCGCGACCTACAAGGCCCTTGCCGACCTCCAGCTTCGGACAGAGCGGGTGGTGATCGTTTCGGGCATCGGGTGCTCGAGCCGCATTCCGTACTTCCTCTCGACGTACGGCGTCCACAGCCTGCATGGACGGGCGCTCCCCATGGCTTCGGGCGTGAAGCTGGCCAACCCGGATATGACGGTGATGGTGATGGGCGGCGACGGCGACATGTTCGCCATCGGCGCGGGGCACATGCCGCACGCGGCGTCCCGTAACTTGGACCTGACCACCGTCTGCATGGACAATCAGATTTACGGCCTGACCAAGGCCCAGGCTTCACCCACATCCAAGATCGGGCAGGTGACCAAGTCGACGCCCTATGGCGTGGCGGCCAAGCCCATCAATCCCTTGCTGACAGTGCTTGCCGCCGGCGCAACCTTCGTGGCCCGAGGCTACTCGGCCAAGCCCAAGATGCTCGCGGAGCTCTTCGTGGCGGGCATCAAGCACAAGGGCTTCTCCTTCATCCACGTCATCAGCCCATGCACCGAGTTCAACAACACGTACAGTTTCTACGATGCGCAGGCGACTGATTTGCCCGCGGATTGGGACAAGAGCGATCTGCAGAAGGCCATGGGTCTGGCTATAACCGAGGAGAAGCCGCACCTGGGCGTCTGGTATGAGACGGAGCGGCCCGTGTTGGACCAGGTGCTGCACAGCCTGGAAAAGGAGATCAAACCCTTCGACACTAGCGCTTATTTGAAGCGCTTCGAGTAGGGCTTTCCGCGCGCCCGGCATCGGGAGGCGGCACCAGGGCGAGAAGAAGGGCCGTGGAAACGAGGGCGACCGCCGCGCCCACCAGGAACGGCGCCGAGTGGTTGACCTCCTGCCAGAGGAAGCCTGCAATCAGGCCCGCGGGCAGCACGGGCAGACCCGCCGCCACGTAGTACAGACCGTACGCCGAGCCGCGCCGGGCCGAAGGCACCAGGTCCGCCACAAATGCGCGGCTCGTCCCGTCAGTCAGCCCCAGGAAAGCCCCGTACAGGACGAACAGCGCCAGCACCTGCCATTCCATGTGCGCCAGGCCAAACCCCAGTGAGACAGCGCCCGCAACCGCCCATCCCGTCGCAAGCACCGTCCTGCGGCCCACCTTGTCCGACGCTTTGCCCGCGTAGTACGCAACGCCCGTGTACAGGGCGTTCATCGCCGCCAGCAGCAACAGGACCTGAACCACCGTGAGGCCGAGGGTCTGGGCGCGCAGGATGTAGAACACGATACTGACGTTGCCCAACGAGAACAGGGCGACGATGCCCAGAAACCGCGCGTAAGACCTCTTTGCGATAGCGTATGTGTGCGCGGGGGGCGGATCGTTGGACGCATGGGCCGGTTGCCGTGCGGCATGGCGACGCGGCTCGTGGACCGCGACCGCGACCACCAGCGCCGCAAGCAGGGCGGGGACCAGCGCCATGCCCGCGATGATGCGGAACGTGCCTTCTTGCAGCAGGTCAGCGTTCCCTTGAGTCAGATAGACCACGCCCGCCGCCATGAGCAGTCCCGCCATTGCTCCCGCCGTGTCCATCGCCCGGTGGAAGCCGAAGGCCCGCCCTCGCTCGCTTTGCGCCACGGAGTCCGCCAGCAGGGCGTCCCGCGGCGCCGACCGCGCGGCCTTGCCCAGCCGGTCCACGAAGCGAATCGCCAAGACCGCTGACCACGACTGGGCGATGACAAGGAAGGGCCGGGCTGCCCCGGCCAGCGCATAGCCCAGCGTCGTGGGCAACTTGCGGTTGCCCGTGCGGTCGCTCACCCATCCGCTGACGGTGCGCAGCACGATGCCCGTGCTCTCCGCCAGGCCCTCCACCAGGCCGATGATGCTCCCCTTCACCCCCAGCACGTTGGCGAGAAAGAGCGGCAAGAGGTTTTGAATCATCTCGCCGGACATGTCCATGAGGAGGGCGGCGACGCCGAGGAAGAAGACATTAGGCGAGAGTCCCCAGAAGCGGCGCTCCCGGGGCGGTGCGGAAGATGACATAGCCCCAGTATACAGTCCGCGTGGCTGTTTTCGTAGTCGTATCCGCTCCCGTGTGCTATACTACCGGCATGTCGCGGAAAGTCTCCCATCTGCTCTCCATATCCGACCTCACCTCTCAGGACATCTGGCGGCTCATCCGCACGGCGGGAACGCTCAAAGGGGTGCGCAGCGGCGCTCTGGCGGGCCGTACCCTGGGTCTGCTGTTCCAGAAGCCGTCCATGCGCACGCGGGTCAGCTTTGACGTCGCCATGTACCAATTGGGCGGACGGGCTATTTATCTCTCCCAGGCCGAGGTGGGTCTGGGCACGCGCGAGTCCGTGCGCGTAGTGGCGCGCGTGCTCTCGCGCTACCTTGACGGCATTGTGGCGCGGGTGTACACCCACAAGGATGTGGAAACGCTGGCGCGGTACGCGGACGTGCCCGTCATCAACGGCCTTTCGGACGTGGAGCACCCCTGCCAGGCGCTGGCGGACCTGATGACCATTTACGAGAAGAAGGGCGCTTTGAAGGGACTGACCATTGCTTTCCTGGGCGACGGCAACAACTGCGCCGCCAGCCTCGCGCTGGGCGCAGCCATGCTCGGTGCCAACTTCCGCATCGGGTCGCCGAAGGGCTACTGGCTGAGCAACGACGTGGTGGGCCGCGTCCGCAAGTATGCCGAGGCCGCCGGCGCGCAAGTCCTTTGCACAGACGACCCGGACGACGTTGTGCGGGACGCGGACGTCGTCTACACGGACGTCTGGATCAGCATGGGCCAGGAGGATACGGCGGAACGCCGCCGCGCGGTTTTTGCGCCGTATCGGGTGACGGACAAAGTCCTGCTCAAGGCCCGCCCGGGCGCGATCTTCATGCATCCCCTTCCCGCTCACCCGGGCGAAGAGATCACTGCGGACCTTCTCGAGCATCCCCAGTCCGTGGTGTACGACCAGGCGGAGAACCGCCTGCATATTCAGAAGGCCCTTCTGCTGGAACGTCTGGGGACCGGAGCCAGCGAAATCAGGCCTTCCTAGTCACTGGCAGGACCATTTATGCGCAGACCCATCGTTGCCCTGGTCGGTCGCCCTAATGTGGGCAAGTCCACCCTGTTCAACCGTCTCGTTGGCGCGCGCGTCGCAATTGTCGCGGACGCTCCGGGCACGACGCGTGACCGCGTCAACGCCGAGACCAGTTGGGCGGACAGGCGTTTTGCCTTGGTGGACACGGGCGGCATAGAGGCCGAACCGTCGTCGGGGCTGCGTGTGCAGGTGAGAGAGCAGGCGGAGACGGCCATCCGGGAGGCGGACGTGGTGGTGTTCCTGGTGGATGCGCGGGACGGCCTGACCTCCGAGGACTTGACCGTCGCCGATATTTTGCGCAAGTCAAAGAAGCCGGTTATCCTCGTGGCCAACAAGGCGGACAACGAGACCCGGCGGCAGAACACAGTGGAGTTCTACGCCCTGGGACTGGGGGAGCCGCTGTCAATCAGCGCGTATCATAACATCGGCGTGTCGGACCTGATGGACCAGGTGGTCGAGCGCCTGCCGCCCGCGCCTCCGGAAGAGCCGGATAGTGAGGTCATGAAGCTGGCCATCGTGGGCCGGCCCAACGTGGGCAAGTCCATGCTGCTGAACGCCATCCTGGGCGAAGAGCGGTCCATCGTGAGCGAGACGCCGGGCACTACCCGGGACGTGATTGATACGACGTTTACCTTCCAGGGCGAGCCTCTTGTTCTGCTGGACACGGCGGGCATTCGCCGCAGCGGCAGCGTCGAGTCGGGCGTCGAGCGCGCGAGCGTCCTGCGGGCGATGCGCGCTATCGAGCGGGCGGACGTGACGCTGCTGGTGCTGGACGCTTCGGAGCTGGGCACGGCCCAGGACGCACACGTGGCCGGCTACGTGTTGGAGGCGTACAAGGGCCTAGTGCTGACCGTGAACAAGTGGGACCTGGCGGAGAAGCTCGGACTAGACGAGGAAAAGGCGGTCGCGATCGTGCGTCATCGCTTCCGGTTCATCCCCTGGGCGCCCGTTGTCTTCGTGTCGGCGCTGGCGGGCACGGGTATAGAAAAGGCGCTGACCCAGGCGCGGGAGGTCTATCAGGAGCGGACGCGTCGAGTGTCCACCGCCCTGCTGAATACCTTGATGATGCGCGCCGGATCCCGGCAGGCGCCTCCTATGGTCAAAGGGCGGCGTCTGCATATCTACTATCTGACTCAGCCCGCGGTCAACCCTCCGACATTCGTATTCTTTGTCAATGATCCCGACCTGCTTCACTTCTCCTATCAGCGGTTCCTGGAGAACGTCATCCGGGAGGCCTTTGGGTTTGCCGGGACACCCATTCGGCTGGTGTTCCGGGCGAGGAGTGAGTCATCGTCATGATGCTTGCTCTCGCGGCCCTGCTGGGCTATCTCCTGGGCGCCTTTCCAACGGGCTATCTGGTGGGATGGTTCGTGGGGCGCACGGACGTGCGTGACCACGGCAGCGGGAGCACCGGTGCGACAAACGTCGCGCGAAAGCTTGGTTTTGGGTGGGCCGCCGCGGTGATGGCCGTGGACGTGGGCAAGGGCGCTCTGGCCGTCGTGTTGGCGCGCGAGTTGGGGACGGGTGTTCTGGGCGAGGCGCTGTCCGGGCTTGCGGCTGTGGTGGGCCATAGCTGGCCGGTGTACCTGCAATTTCGCGGTGGACGGGGCGTGGCCACGGGCATTGGCACCCTCATGGTCGTCGCGCCGGTGGTGGGGGCCGGGGGCCTTGCCGCGTGGATACTCACGGTGGCGCTGACGCGGTACGTGTCCCTGGGGTCGGTCCTGGGCGTTGGTGTGGTCTTCGTTGTAGGCGTCGTCTCCCTGGTGACCGGCGCACGGTCATGGGAGACGACAGCGTACCTGGTGATTGGCTCCGCCCTTATCATTGCGCGGCACAGGGAGAACATCATCCGGGTGCTCGCGGGCACCGAGCGGAAGCTGGGCCAGCCCGCGCCACCGGTCGCGCCCGCGCCGCCTTCGCCCTCGCCCAAGTTGCGGCCCCAGGCCGGGCCGGACGCAGCGGCCCGATAGTCCGCGGCGACCGCCGGAGAGGACGAAATGTCCCGCGTCGTCATCATCGGCACAACAAGCTGGGGGACCACCCTGGGTATTATCCTGGCGTCCAGAGGACAGGATGTGACCCTCTGGGCCCGCACGCCTGAGGAGGCACGCCGCCTGGCCGCCGACCGCGAGAATAAGCGTCTGCTGCCGGGCTTTTCGTTCTCGGAGCGTCTGCGAGTGACCAGCGCCCTGGCCGACGCCTGCGCCGACACGGATGCCGTGGTCTTCGCCGTCCCGTCGAAGTCCCTGCGCGCCAGCGTACGCGCCGTCCGGTCCCACGTGCCGCCCGACGCGCTGGTCATCAGCGCGACGAAGGGGCTTGAGGTGGACACGGGTAAGCGCATGACGCAGGTGCTCGGGGAGGAGCTGTCCCCCGCCCACCACGCGCGCATTGTGGCGCTGTCCGGCCCCAACCTCTCGCAGGAGATCGTCAGGGGGCTGCCCGCC
This window of the Dehalococcoidia bacterium genome carries:
- a CDS encoding 2-oxoacid:ferredoxin oxidoreductase subunit beta, with the translated sequence MVTSAVTLTVKDYKSDVKPTWCPGCGDFAVLSATYKALADLQLRTERVVIVSGIGCSSRIPYFLSTYGVHSLHGRALPMASGVKLANPDMTVMVMGGDGDMFAIGAGHMPHAASRNLDLTTVCMDNQIYGLTKAQASPTSKIGQVTKSTPYGVAAKPINPLLTVLAAGATFVARGYSAKPKMLAELFVAGIKHKGFSFIHVISPCTEFNNTYSFYDAQATDLPADWDKSDLQKAMGLAITEEKPHLGVWYETERPVLDQVLHSLEKEIKPFDTSAYLKRFE
- a CDS encoding MFS transporter: MSSSAPPRERRFWGLSPNVFFLGVAALLMDMSGEMIQNLLPLFLANVLGVKGSIIGLVEGLAESTGIVLRTVSGWVSDRTGNRKLPTTLGYALAGAARPFLVIAQSWSAVLAIRFVDRLGKAARSAPRDALLADSVAQSERGRAFGFHRAMDTAGAMAGLLMAAGVVYLTQGNADLLQEGTFRIIAGMALVPALLAALVVAVAVHEPRRHAARQPAHASNDPPPAHTYAIAKRSYARFLGIVALFSLGNVSIVFYILRAQTLGLTVVQVLLLLAAMNALYTGVAYYAGKASDKVGRRTVLATGWAVAGAVSLGFGLAHMEWQVLALFVLYGAFLGLTDGTSRAFVADLVPSARRGSAYGLYYVAAGLPVLPAGLIAGFLWQEVNHSAPFLVGAAVALVSTALLLALVPPPDAGRAESPTRSASNKR
- the argF gene encoding ornithine carbamoyltransferase, producing the protein MSRKVSHLLSISDLTSQDIWRLIRTAGTLKGVRSGALAGRTLGLLFQKPSMRTRVSFDVAMYQLGGRAIYLSQAEVGLGTRESVRVVARVLSRYLDGIVARVYTHKDVETLARYADVPVINGLSDVEHPCQALADLMTIYEKKGALKGLTIAFLGDGNNCAASLALGAAMLGANFRIGSPKGYWLSNDVVGRVRKYAEAAGAQVLCTDDPDDVVRDADVVYTDVWISMGQEDTAERRRAVFAPYRVTDKVLLKARPGAIFMHPLPAHPGEEITADLLEHPQSVVYDQAENRLHIQKALLLERLGTGASEIRPS
- the der gene encoding ribosome biogenesis GTPase Der → MRRPIVALVGRPNVGKSTLFNRLVGARVAIVADAPGTTRDRVNAETSWADRRFALVDTGGIEAEPSSGLRVQVREQAETAIREADVVVFLVDARDGLTSEDLTVADILRKSKKPVILVANKADNETRRQNTVEFYALGLGEPLSISAYHNIGVSDLMDQVVERLPPAPPEEPDSEVMKLAIVGRPNVGKSMLLNAILGEERSIVSETPGTTRDVIDTTFTFQGEPLVLLDTAGIRRSGSVESGVERASVLRAMRAIERADVTLLVLDASELGTAQDAHVAGYVLEAYKGLVLTVNKWDLAEKLGLDEEKAVAIVRHRFRFIPWAPVVFVSALAGTGIEKALTQAREVYQERTRRVSTALLNTLMMRAGSRQAPPMVKGRRLHIYYLTQPAVNPPTFVFFVNDPDLLHFSYQRFLENVIREAFGFAGTPIRLVFRARSESSS
- the plsY gene encoding glycerol-3-phosphate 1-O-acyltransferase PlsY; this translates as MMLALAALLGYLLGAFPTGYLVGWFVGRTDVRDHGSGSTGATNVARKLGFGWAAAVMAVDVGKGALAVVLARELGTGVLGEALSGLAAVVGHSWPVYLQFRGGRGVATGIGTLMVVAPVVGAGGLAAWILTVALTRYVSLGSVLGVGVVFVVGVVSLVTGARSWETTAYLVIGSALIIARHRENIIRVLAGTERKLGQPAPPVAPAPPSPSPKLRPQAGPDAAAR